From a single Miscanthus floridulus cultivar M001 chromosome 8, ASM1932011v1, whole genome shotgun sequence genomic region:
- the LOC136468632 gene encoding uncharacterized protein: MIEAANRFGLGAKKPYQHELREKLLQEEVQDTKEMLKAHEKEWSKNGCSIMTDAWTNQKRRSIMNMCVNCSIGTSFLESKEVSAESHTGELIFQYVNSCIDKVGADNIVQVVTDNALNNMAAKDLLSVERPQIFWTSCATHTINLMLEAMGKMKKFKTTIEQAKALRIFIYAHHRTLALMRKFTKKREIVRPGVTRFASNFLTLQSLFEKKEQLRKMSQSEEWEKINHVKSAKGVQATATLVRPNFWSSVALCLRVFEPLVKVLWMVDGDVKPSMAFLYGEILKAKGDIKVAIGNIPRAAGLYSSIMQIIDVKMKNRLDSPLHKAAYFLNPYYSYNDDSIFQSEEVMDGFLTAVETFYHGDYDKQAQVLNEEVHRFKDCVGHFGKQVVAAGCKDFDMNPGMQVLVIFLLAIGCCCSWL, translated from the coding sequence ATGATTGAAGCTGCCAATCGCTTTGGGCTGGGTGCAAAGAAGCCTTATCAGCATGAGTTGAGAGAGAAGCTGCTGCAAGAGGAAGTTCAAGATACAAAGGAGATGTTGAAGGCACATGAGAAAGAATGGAGCAAGAATGGTTGCTCCATTATGACAGATGCTTGGACTAATCAAAAACGAAGAAGCATTATGAATATGTGTGTCAATTGTAGCATTGGTACAAGCTTTCTTGAGTCAAAAGAAGTTTCAGCCGAGTCCCACACTGGAGAACTCATTTTTCAGTATGTGAACAGCTGCATTGACAAAGTTGGGGCTGACAATATAGTTCAAGTAGTCACAGATAATGCTTTAAACAACATGGCAGCAAAGGATTTATTGTCTGTAGAGAGGCCTCAAATATTTTGGACTTCATGTGCAACTCACACAATCAATTTGATGCTTGAAGCAATGGGAAAGATGAAGAAGTTCAAGACCACAATTGAGCAAGCAAAGGCATTGAGAATCTTCATTTATGCACACCATAGGACCTTGGCATTGATGAGGAAGTTTACAAAGAAAAGAGAGATTGTTCGGCCAGGCGTGACTAGATTTGCATCCAACTTTCTCACCTTGCAGAGTTTGTTTGAGAAGAAGGAGCAGCTAAGGAAGATGTCTCAAAGTGAAGAGTGGGAGAAGATAAACCATGTCAAGAGTGCAAAAGGAGTGCAAGCCACAGCCACCTTGGTGAGGCCAAATTTTTGGAGTTCTGTTGCACTTTGCTTGAGGGTATTTGAGCCATTGGTGAAAGTCCTTTGGATGGTTGATGGGGATGTGAAGCCATCAATGGCATTTCTTTATGGAGAAATCCTTAAGGCCAAGGGAGACATCAAGGTGGCTATTGGAAACATTCCTAGGGCAGCAGGGTTATATAGTTCTATCATGCAAATCATTGATGTGAAGATGAAAAATAGGCTGGACAGTCCTCTTCACAAGGCTGCTTATTTCTTGAACCCTTATTATAGCTACAATGATGACTCCATCTTTCAATCTGAGGAAGTCATGGATGGCTTCTTAACAGCTGTAGAAACATTCTACCATGGTGATTATGATAAGCAAGCCCAAGTACTGAATGAGGAGGTGCACAGGTTCAAAGACTGTGTTGGTCATTTTGGAAAACAAGTGGTAGCTGCTGGCTGTAAGGACTTTGACATGAATCCTGGTATGCAAGTTTTAGTAATTTTTTTGTTGGCtattggctgctgctgctcctggctGTAA